The Bradysia coprophila strain Holo2 unplaced genomic scaffold, BU_Bcop_v1 contig_151, whole genome shotgun sequence genome contains a region encoding:
- the LOC119074308 gene encoding synaptotagmin-11, translating into MVDPSPDMTALNTVVPAILGLTAAAILAVTACFCTRRIRARNKKVNLEQNNITFQPTRRPTAVRSPSGQPPHYLKKSPSPTATKPLPGSLLSPVQSVKYSEENEGPKNATITTDGDATITENGIETGKLGALVFKLRYLADRNALVVSVVRCRGLPEKQNIARNGDAAGGLNGKVQAATDPYVKLQLLPEKQHKVKTRVVRNTRNPVYDEDFTFYGLSLAELSLMSLHFVILSFDRYSRDDVIGEVVCPLSGIDLSQIENQQVALSKEIQPRSLKIRAQGRGELLISLCWQPAASRLTVVLLKARNLPRMDVTGLADPYVKIYLLFNGQRIAKKKTHVKKRTLSPVFNESFAFDIPLVEGSNASLDDVSLELMLLDWDRVTKNEVIGRLELGGPRCTGAALNHWKEVCNSPRRQIAEWHKLNE; encoded by the exons ATGGTCGATCCTAGCCCGGATATGACCGCTTTGAACACAG TTGTTCCGGCAATATTGGGTCTTACTGCTGCCGCAATATTGGCTGTAACAGCCTGTTTTTGCACTCGCCGCATCCGTGCAAGAAACAAAAAGGTCAATCTAGAACAAAATAACATCACGTTTCAACCGACTCGTCGTCCGACCGCTGTCAGATCACCCAGTGGTCAACCACCACATTACTTAAAGAAATCTCCATCACCGACTGCCACAAAGCCATTACCCGGCAGCCTACTATCACCGGTACAGTCAGTCAAATACTCGGAAGAAAATGAAGGTCCGAAAAATGCTACCATTACCACTGATGGCGACGCAACGATAACTGAGAATGGCATCGAGACTGGAAAACTTGGCGCACTGGTATTCAAATTGAGATATTTAGCCGATCGTAACGCTCTGGTAGTTTCGGTTGTTCGTTGTCGTGGTCTGCCGGAAAAACAGAACATTGCTCGGAATGGAGACGCTGCTGGTGGATTGAATGGGAAAGTTCAAGCGGCCACTGATCCGTATGTTAAACTGCAACTATTACCGGAAAAGCAGCATAAGGTTAAGACAAG AGTTGTAAGGAACACTAGGAATCCGGTCTATGATGAAGACTTCACATTCTATGGGTTGTCACTAGCTGAGCTGTCGTTGATGTCCCTACACTTTGTTATATTGAGCTTTGATCGATACTCACGCGATGATGTGATTGGTGAAGTTGTGTGTCCATTGTCAGGCATCGATTTAAGTCAAATTGAGAATCAACAGGTCGCTTTGAGCAAAGAAATTCAACCGAGAAGTTTAAAG ATCAGGGCACAAGGACGCGGAGAACTTCTCATATCTCTGTGCTGGCAACCAGCCGCTTCACGTTTAACTGTCGTCCTTTTAAAAGCACGCAATTTACCGAGAATGGACGTAACTGGTCTGGCCGATCCTTATGTGAAAATCTATTTGCTATTCAACGGACAACGAATCGCTAAAAAGAAGACACACGTCAAGAAGCGAACATTGAGCCCAGTATTCAACGAAAGTTTTGCATTCGACATCCCATTGGTCGAG GGCTCTAATGCGTCTCTGGATGATGTGTCGCTGGAATTAATGTTGCTCGACTGGGATCGGGTCACGAAGAATGAG GTCATTGGACGATTGGAGTTAGGTGGACCGCGCTGTACAGGCGCAGCATTAAATCATTGGAAAGAGGTGTGCAATTCACCTCGTAGACAGATTGCTGAGTGGCACAAGCTTAATGAATAA